The Mangifera indica cultivar Alphonso unplaced genomic scaffold, CATAS_Mindica_2.1 Un_0052, whole genome shotgun sequence genome contains the following window.
GAAACGGCGGTTGTATTGCATGCGCTTGTAGGCACGGCCGCGcggcttcttcttcttatcttgCTTTGCAACTTTTGGAGTTTGTCCTCGCACCTTACCAGCACGAGCCAGAGAACCGTGAACCTTACCTGATAAAGCGTCGAGTAAAGTACAAACAGAATTATCAGAACTACGAATTTTtgattcaaaagaaaaacacCATTGAAATAGTAAACAATAGATCTGAAAGTTATAGTACTCTAGTGTTTTGAATTTACCCATTGCTGATTATTGAAAACGAACTGCTGCTACAAGTTACCGTCGTTCTCTTTTGTTTCTCTCAAGGGATTAAGAAGCTTAGCATTAGGGTTTCGGCTGAGTATTTATAGTGTTGAATGCTCAAAGGCCGGGCCGGGTTGCAGCCCAATGTGCGATTTCTCAAACAAAGTCTATCGGATTTGGACCTGGGCTCTTGGCTACTTTTCAAAGAcaaatttttatgaataattatataattaaatattattttatttttaaattaaaatcatctaattatataataatatatataaaatatgttttcagttatatatttaaaataaatatataattttattaattattttttattttaacataacaaaaatttttgataaattaattaaaagaacCAAATTTAACAactccttaaaaaaataaatacacctCCAATTTTTATATCCATGTCGCTATTAGTCTCAAGTTTGACCAAACTATCTCATTCATAAATTGAATGTTCAATTATTCCctactttatttaaaaaattactatcaACCTTTGTGATATATTTTTTGACCCAAAATTCGACTATATCCTATAAATCAAccttcaaaatttaagttttacctcatattttgaagatgtgttcgtTGTTATTTGTTACCATTCATAATTTGTTGTCGTTTTTCtttgttatgtatttatttgtatgtttgAAGTATTTTTCACTTTgcaaaatgagaaagaaagtaAGATGTGATTGTGTTTCTTGTTATATTGCAAAAATTTTATGATCATATATtggtttgaaaatgatttttttaaggttttaagttttattattttagggtttgaggtttgaatgttgAATTTCTAAGATTTTATGATTGTTTTGGTGATTGTgttataaatgttattatgaCCGAAGAGAATATACGTGTTTTTGGTCATGTAGGTCACAAATACTTTagattatgtattttttatgtgatctaagtaaaatgtaaattaacagttaatttcaataatttacatatttacCCTAATTGGTGTAGCGGGAAcgtgcataatttttataagaatctatttaaaatattattatatctcatttcactgaaaaaaaaaaaactctacaaACCATGTTATGTAGGACTGGATTCGAGactttgagtttgagtttaattcaatttatatagaaCTAAAGTCGACTTAGTCAAGCTTGTTTTATAAGTGTTTGAGTTCAGTTggagtttgagctcaaatcaAGCTTTAAGCTTAATTcgatacaaaaataatatcgttttaatgtatattaatcaaaataagattattttgtatcaattttttcaTAGCCACAAGCTCAACGAAACGAACAACCATAAAACTcgagttcaagtttgaactcgCTTGAATTGAGCTCATTTCAGAGTCACTAATCAAGCTcaaataaacttgatttgaacCTAGTCATAATGTTATCCTGACATTGCATTTCCATACTTACTCGACTGATACCCCTTTTCGACCAGAATTCATTAAACCTTTGATGTCTACTTTTTCCATAAATGAAAGTAGGTTGATGCTCCATGAGCTCTAAGATAAAAAGAGATTAAGCAGGTGAAGCTGCATAAATGAAGGTGAAAGATACAAGGATCGATATTTAAAGCTAGAATTTGGAATCGAGCATCCTAATTTTTTCATGGATCCGATTCTTAAATTGATTTCTGACTTGAAATATCGTCCAGAGGATTTGAAGCTTTGCTATTGAATCTCAGTGCTTTGTTATGAAGCTACAAGCCTTGGGGCCGTGGTACTTGAAATAGTTATGGTAACAGTTGGATTGCTTGCGTGGGAAGAAATAAATTTCATTGTGGTAATGCCGTCTGACTGTCCAGCTCTAGCATGAGAAATGAATAAGATTCGATTCGGCCTAAGAACAACGCTCCCAGTCTGATAATGGAATCTGATGATATCGTATGTGTTTGTCTCTGTCAGcacaaactaaatcaaacaCCTTTGATTTTTCAGATCACTCCGTTCTTAAACGCCGCCATTAAAAGCCAAAACCTCAACCACCTCCTTCCTCCAAGCCGCCAAAAAGCTTTCTTTCATTTGCTATGGGTACCCTCTAACCTTAATTTCTTCATTATCTTGTTTAgcacttttttttaaaattaatttacatcaTTTTTTTGCAGCGACAACTTTGGACGGTGCCAAAATAGTCTCCACGGTTGAAAAACACCCTTTCTCTGACCGAGTAGTGATCTCTTCCATCGTCGGCCGACCCGACGGAGGCGCTTGCCTGGCGGGGCAGCGAGTGCGGGTCGGAGGTTGGGTGAAAACTGGCCGGGAACAGGGCAAAGGCTTGTTCGCTTTCGTGGAGGTGAGTGACGGCTCCTGTTCGGCTAACTTACAAGTTATTGTGGACGCCGCTGTAGCCGATCTAGGCCAGCTAGTGCCAACTGGCACATCCGTGTCCGTTGAGGGGCTGCTTCAAATTCCACCTGAAGGGACTAAGCAGAAGATTGAGCTTCGAGTTGAGAAAGTCCTTGATGTGGGAACAGTTGACCCAGCTAAGTATCCAATTCCCAAAACTAAACTGACGCTGGAGTTTTTGAGGGATAGAATCCATTTTCGTCCCAGGACAAACGTGGTTTGTGTTGCTTCcctatttttatgttattttagaaTCAATgtcttgaatttttgtttttctttcagtATTTTTAGCACTGCAATTTGTATGTTTTTAGATAGCTGCAGTTGCGAGAATCCGAAATGCACTTGCTTATGCAACTCATACGTTCTTTCACGATCATGGGTTTCTTTATATACATACTCCAATTATCACCACCAGTGATTGTGAGGGAGCTGGTGAAATGTTTCAAGTTACAACTTTGATCAGCGAAGCTGAGAAAATAGAGAAGGAGCTCATCAAGAATCCTCCTCCCTCAGAAGCTGATGTTGAGGCTGCCAAGGCGGTTGTCAAGGAGAAAGGAGAGGCTGTTACAATATTAAAATTCGATAAAGCCAACAAGGAGGCAATAACCACTTCTGTTGGTGAGCTTACAAAAGCAAAGGAGAATCTTGCCAAGTTGGAGGAAAGATCAAAGCTTAAGCCGGAAATTCCTCAAAAGGATGGAAAGATTGATTATGCACAAGATTTTTTTGCCCGTCAAGCATTTTTGACCGTTTCTGGTCAACTCCAAGTCGAAACTTATGCATGTGCTGTTAGCAATGTCTATACGTTTGGACCAACTTTTCGGGCTGAACACTCCCATACCTCCAGGCATTTGGCAGAATTCTGGATGGTGGAACCTGAAATAGCATTTGCAGATATTAAGGTATGTTAGGCTTGCAAATGCTCACTTGATCTTAGGTTCTTTAGAAACTTTAAGTTTGATAGAAGTTTATATGTTACATGAGCCCTCAAATGtttgtcttttttgttttttttgacaATCTTAGTCCTAATCTAATTAGTAAATGTCTTAAAGCTGTTTCATAATCAAATAcctaatttatgtatttttggcTGTAATGCATAATCAGGTTTATTCACATCAACTTCAAATCAGTAGCACGTACATTTTTGGTTGAAAACAAGATTTATGAGTTGGGACAGCTAAAATGATGAGTTCTTGATTTCAGTGGCTGCTTTAGCCAGTTGGGATAATTGATGCTTAAACAAAAGTActgagaaaaatgtaataacttCTAATACAACATGGATTATTTGTTCTTGACATCTTTTTCATGTATAAACCAGATGTAGAAACTTCTCTGTGACTTGAATAGGATTTTAAATTAGTATTGTATTTCTTTTACATGTAAGCTAGCAAActtgtttctatatttttttaactctatGTGATCTATGCTGAGATTCGTCtcattgattttcttgaattgCTAATGCTTAATGCTATGAACTGGTAGCAATCTATTTTTGCAGCTTAAGCTAATGATCTGAAACCGCTATCTTATATTTGTAGGATGATATGAACTGTGCAGAGGCATATGTGAAATTCATGTGTCAGTGGTTACTTGACAAATGCCTTGATGATATGGAATTTATGgctaaaaattatgataaaagttGCATTGACCGTCTAAGAATGGCTTGTTCAACTCCCTTTCAACGCATATCATACACAGAAGCGGTGGAACTACTAGAAGAAGCTGTGAAAGAGGggaaaaattttgagaataaggTGGAGTGGGGAATTGATTTAGCATCTGAGCACGAAAGGTATGCAAGTCACAGTTTATTTGTTTGTTCAGCACTAAGCATGGGAATTTATGCCTTTTTTCTGCCTACTATTGCAGATTCTTAACAGAGGTCAAGTTTCAGAAGCCTGTTATAGTGTATAACTACCCAAAAGGAATCAAAGCATTTTACATGAGGGTGAATGATGACTTGAAGACTGTGGCTGCTATGGATGTTCTTGTACCAAAGGTGATCTGTTTCTTCTAAAATTTGTGTACTTTACTTGACCGCTTCTGTCTTCTTATCATTAACTGTAACTGATCCGCCGACATATTGTTTGGTTGCATATATGTTACCTGGTTCATTTATATTGTAGGTGGGAGAGTTGATTGGGGGAAGCCAAAGGGAAGAGCGTTATGATATTATTAGGAGCAGGTATGAGAAATGATGTGATTTGTTGGTCTGTATTATAATCATTCCGAATACATATGCTGCTTGCGGTTActcttgtgttttgttttttaattaccAAGCCATACAAATTCCTGGTCTGCAATACAGTTTATTAACAAGCATCTGTTTTTGGGTGGGGATGCATTACAGAATAGAGGGGATGGGTCTGCCTCTTGAGCCATACGAGTGGTACCTTGACCTGCGACGCTTTGGCACAGTGAAACACAGTGGATTCGGTTTAGGCTTTGAACGAATGATTCTCTTTGCCACGGGAATGGACAACATTAGAGATGTCATTCCCTTCCCCAGATATCCTGGAAGAGCAGATCTCTAATCTTTAGTTTTGTCATTCAAATGTATGCTTTCTGAAGCATTCAGCCAAACAATCAACGTGTATACTTATTCTGTGCTCTGAAATTCTTGTGCTTGGTTATATTGCGGTTTGTGCTATAAATATTTGCTAGATTTGTATTTTCAGATGCTAAATGTACCAGTTTGTTCTATCAGGCTGCCATCATGGCTGCTCATGCTTCTAACCGATTGGAATGAGAAGAAATTACTGATTATGATTTATGAGGGTGGATTATTTGGcatgaaatgataatttctgGGGAAGTATACCTATCTTAGACGGTAacacttattattttaaaagtcttaTTTTAAGTGTGCATGAATGATAAGCTAAAACTCAGAAGTTACTGTATTCGGTAAAACCCAAAGTGCTCAAGTCaaaataatctaaacaacaaTAGAACagataatgaaaaacactagTCTTTGTCATGACTTAAAAACAATTGCCAAAATCTCATGTAAAGATATCCTGTCAAAAACAAAGATTGATGATTCATTCATCATCTTCAATGACCTTGGTGCCAAGGCCCTTCAATCCTTCTGCTGGGATCTCTGCAACAGTCACAAGAGAATAAAGCTCTTCCTTggcatcttcatcatcattcCTCTTGCGAGCAATGCGAACCCTAATCCTCCTTGGGACACTTCGGATGCCCCTGCTCCAGATATGCTTGTTTAGTTTCACATCAACCCTCACATCCTTGGTCCCCATGGCTTTCTCTGCAAATTTCCTGATCTCCTTAATGGCCTTTGGTGCCTTCTTCTTAAATGTGCTGTTTCCAGAATTAAAGAATAAGAATTACTCAACTATTGAATTCAAATGGAACAACAAATTATCAAGCCAActagaaaaatgaaacaatacaCAAGTTAACATGCTCACATTAGTCTGTCAATAGCATCAAACAGAAGgctatgaaaataaaaaaccttcTTATCATAAAGAATGAAAAGGTAAGAGAATAAAAGTCAGCAAAACAGCTTTTCTATGAAAACAGTACTGATGAACTTGCTGAATTATCATCCCACTACATCCTCCAGCTCCAACAACTTTGAATTGCAGTTGTTTATTCAAAGATAATGCATGATAGGGAGATTAAATCTTATTGATTTTCCCTTTCATTCTAGCAATTTTACTTTTCTCTAAAACTAAAGATTATATAGTAAATAAATAGACAGATAACGAAAAGAATAATAGAGTAAAAAGTATCTACTTTTTATCAAAAGAAATCTTTCACATCCAAATTTGAAAGAAAACTGAACACCATGGTCTGCCCAATTTATTAAACACTGGAATTTGATGCTCCACTCAAACCTCAGTAGTCAGAAAGACATCCTATGCTACCACATCCCTCTTTCCCTCTGAAAGTGTACCCTAAAGCTCCACATAAACCACCGCATTGACAATCTTCTAACCAAATATCGAAACCTAAATCAGCCAAGCTTAACATAATAATCCATAATTTAACAACCAATACCACAGTAGGCCTGCAAATCACAAATATACCAATAGCAAATTGACCATTATGAATCACCCAAAAATCATTACATCCAGCATGATACAAAATTTTTGAACCACACCACTATGTCCCTCCAATTTTCTCTGGTCAATCACAACCCCGACTCATCAACTTGTCGATCAAAGTAACGCATTTATAACTGTATCACAAGCCAATAATATATCTAAAGAAGGCcataataaagagaaaaacaaacatGAAGCTAACTAGCATATCAAATGTAACAGACAGACTGAATAAAAAGTAGAATTCACTGACCAGCCATGTAAGCGCTTGTGAAGATTGATGGTGTACTCTCTGGTCACCACCTCCTCTTTTCTTCCCTTGACCTTCTCCACCATTTTCACTCTCCTGCTCTCTCTTCAACTGCACGTACCTGCATTCATTCATTCAACTGTCACATCAAAATCACCACAAAACCTCACTAAATACAAAATCAGAATAACATATTTTAGTAGTTAAAAATGCTTTATGAGAGGTCTCATGCGAAGAAACAGATGATTAAGCTTTTAAGTGCTGAAAATTAAAGGCGTTGACAGAAACCTTGGAGTTGGAGTTGAAGGAACGCAGAAACTGAGAAGAGAGGCAAATGAAGGGGCGAAAGCTGaactaaaaaagaaagagaCGAAACCCTAGTTTGCATATCGTAATAAAGCTCTATAATCGTCTTTCAGTTGGGCTGGGCTAACTTTGGGCCTGGACATTTTAGGTATttcagaaaacaaaaagaagatttAAGAAGAGGTACACGTGAGATCACGTGCTAGATCAAAATGGCGGAGTATCTTCCAGATCCTTTGATTCTCGATATCCTGAGTCGACTCACCGATTCCTCCGACATAGCTCGGTGTCAAGTCGCCTCCAAAACCTTAAACTCTATCGCCCAAAATGTTCAACACATTAATCTGGTATGTACGTTGTCTCGCTACCTAAAATCTCGGTCACCGGAGGGCAGACACCGAGTCACACCGTTCAAGACGATCTTTAGCAAACTCGTCCAGAAGTCGCGGCGGCTCGAGTCCATATCCATCGGCGTGGACAAGGCGTTGGCGGGAATCGCGTTCGACGACTTTGAGGACGAGTCTGATGATCTTTTCTTGACCGATATCGAATTTGTGAAGGATTGGTTGCCTAGGGTTTGTGAAGACTTGAGGTTTTTGTCTATTTCTGACTTTTGGGTTCAATCTTGTTGGAGAAAGACGGAGGTTTTGGCTTTGATTTCTTCCTGCTGTGAGTAATTGGAATATTGCTTTCGATCTTTTGTAAAtctttttaatgttgttttttGCGGCCATAGCTCAACCTGCCTTTCACTtgtgaaattaaatttgtttttactaGTCTGAACATGCTAAAACTACGAGAATGATGCGTATCTTTGTTTCTCTTGATTGTTACGAAGTAGATTTACTAACTGGTTAAAGTTATTGTGCCTGTTGGAGCAGTTTCTATGGGTTTTTTCACTCTTTGTTGTTGAGAATAGGGCAAAATTATTTAAGATGGTGGGAGGATGATTTTTTATGAGCATTCACTGGATCATTGATGCCAAGTagtattatttgatttataattgaTGTGAAAGTACCCTGACGTGTTTAAATTAAATGcttttttatgtaatatttgTTGAAAAGCATTTACTTACCATGTAAATTCTGCAATTACATTAAAATCTTTTTGATGAGTTGGCTAGAGTTCCTGTGCAAACATATGTATAGTTTGAAGaatttcttgtttttaattGTGTAGAAGTCTAAAATTAGTGGTCTGTAGAAATGTAGCTGAGATTTTAGTTTATGGGCTTGTGTAATTCATTGCATAGAGAAGATGATGTGTGATAATCActaaatcaaaatgaaaagaaaggaaagagtAAGAGGAaataaattgtttggttttgggTATTCCTCATGGAAGCTTAGGGCATTGATCATTATGAACTAGGGACATACCATCGAATATCCAACTAGGCTTCTTTATGATTGTTTATTTCTTTGAACtatttctttttgataatttgattgatattttatcttatattagtAATATTGCTTTTTAATTTATGCATGTTCAGGCCATAAGCTTCTTGAACTTGAGGTGAGAAATGCTTGGCTCTCAGTGGATGGCGTAAATCCAATGCTCAGGCTAACTAGTTTAACATTGGAATTTATAAGACTTGAAGATGAGGACCTAAACAAGGTTAATGAATGTTTCCCTTGTCTACAAGATCTCAATTTGGTTGGAGTTGGAGGACTTAAAGACCCAAAGATTCATATGTTGCACCTTAAAACATGTCTATGGACGGTATCAAATGCCCCCCTTTCTCTGTCTATAGTTGCACCCAACCTAATTGAACTGAAACTTAAATGTATAAAACCAAAACTCCTTGTTCTTGAAACTCCTTTGTTGTCTGATTTCTATCTATCACTTGAAAAAGCGAGTAATGTTAGAGTTAAAGAGTTTCAGAATTTGCAGAACCTTCAGCTGGAATCTTCGAGCTTCTGTTACATCATCGATGCATTTCCTTTGGGTAATACAATTAAgaagttaaaggtggacttgttGAAATCGACTGAGCCTGAGACAATCAGAAAGTTTGACCTGGGGGCATTGTTCAATGTCTTTCCAAATGTGAAATCTCTTACTTTGGGCCCTAGGGCTTGGTCACAAGTGGAGACCTGCTTTTGCAAAGAAGGTTTAGAAAATCAGACTGGAATGAAGGAGCTGACAGAAATTATGGCACACTTGGTTATAGATGATATTGATGTAACATTGTCTATCATATTCTGCATTTTGGATAAATGCACCAATTTGTCTTCCGTGGCTTTGTTAATCTACCGGGAAGTAGATTCCAGCATCGCTAATAAGCTCATATCTAGATGTACAGTTGATCATCCAAAAATTAGATGGAGATGGGGCATGTGGAAGGAAGGAACAGAAGACACCTGGCTTTCTGATGACATCTGATTTTGCAACTCAATTCtctgagaagaaaatgaatgggGCTTCTTCTGTTAGAGCTGCATTATAGGAGTTTGGGAAGAATTGAATGGTGTAGTGTTCTGCAAGCCTGAATATTTGTTGTGCATTACAATTGGTTGAATTACAGTTTACCCGGTTAGTGCGTTCTGCCTCTAAAAGAGCCGTGTGAATGAATCAACTGTATGcctcattttcatttgtttgcAGTTTTTGCAGGGGGGAGGGAAAGAAGATCGTGCTGGATTTGAGCTGAGtcgagtttaagtttgagtttgctCGAATTTAGCTCGGCTCTAAAGAGTTAAAACTCAAGCTCAATACGAAGAGTCAAGCTCTTGTTCGATTCAttactttagtaaaattaaatttaaactaagttaTGTTTTCTAATAACATGGAAAGGAGTTGATATTTGATAAGAAATGAATTGAGAAAGACTATTTATAATAGGTTTGTTGAGTAGTACATATTACTTTCATCTGTGTGGGACAGTAGAATTGGGTTTAGTGTATATTTATAGGGGTTGGAGTGAATGATTGAATATGTGCCTTTTCAATGTGGGCAACAGAGATTTGAAAAAGTCTCATATTGGAAAGACATATTCAAATGCATACTCTACCCATTATAAGTACAGGCTCAAAATATTCTATTGTTCCACCTGTGATATGAAGTAATGATCCCATTCATTATAGTcttcttcatttcatttttcttagcaaataaacttttatacatgttttttattagaaaacataaattaaaaacaatttcttataattaaaaaatggaaacttTTCTCAAACTCATGAGAAgcttgaatatttttaaaaccatagaTTGAGCTCGGGTTTGAGCTAAAGCCATAGCAACTCATTCTAGGCTTGATCTGTTGAGCTTGCCCGAATCCAGCCCTAAGGGTAAAAAGGAATCAAAGGttgagatattaatttttttagtcaCATTTTTAGTCGTCAATAAATATCTAGTCACCATTTTCTTCAACATATATTTTTAGtcatatttatgtttgatttctttttaaatatgaaagttATTTGGTTGGATGTTTGATCAGTTAGTCAATGactttttgccaaaaaaaaaaagcaaaaaatgtGATTGGTTGGCTGACTAAGGATCTGGCCAACAACTTTCTTAGCAAAAAATGGTTGATTGGTTGGCTAAGTATTCAATCAAAcaactttcatttttaaagGGAAGTCAAACATAAATGTgggtataaatatatactaaataaaataattactgGATATATATAAACGGTTGAAAATGTGGTTAAAATAACAAATGACCCTCTAAAAGGGTCTTGAATTTCTGAACTTGTATATCGTTATGGATTCTTAGTTGTTACCTTTCATGTATGTAGTCtcatagcttttttttttaactttaaagagAGAATAATAACTTTTACACATCAAGTAATTATATTGCTTACATTTGCTGAGGACTGCgtttctttttattcaattatgtgaatacaaattcataattttctctaattctgatttatcaataattatatattattgccTATTAAACCTTCATTTGATGAAGGGATTATTTGTAAAACCCGTATTTTGGTATCCACATAAAACACTTTATTTTCTAACTGAAAATACtgtttatttaattgaatttttcattcattttcctttttgtccCTAATCAACCCAGATTGGAGAAATACAGTTGAATTTTGGaacaacaaatgaaaaaaaaaaaaattagaaaaccataggagagaaagaaaaaggttgGCTTAGACCAGATCAATTGTGCGTTCTCAAACTTAACCTGAacctaataataattatatcaaaatcttttaattttaatcggATTTGAACTATATTCAAgtcaatcaaatcaatttaatataatctgATTTAGTCCATGTCTGTCAATTGTTTCTACTCTTCAGagtgttttaatttctttattgtttACCAATCGAGGAATCTGTTGCAAAAAAATTGAGGAATtcgaaatattttttttattgagagTGTTGTCTCATTTTATCGAggagacaaagaagaagagatgtgCGACAAGATGTATATTGGAGAAGAAGAACCAAGTGGAAGAAATGTGCAGTGAGATGTACattggaaaagaaagaaataaaaattgtgaCGGTGACCAAATTAggggataattaattaaaataaataaaattttaagcgttCATCTGTTTTTAGGCGATCCTataaaagttttaccaaaataagcaaatcgtattttttttaccttttttactctcatattgaaaaaccaagtaaaaatattttttctgagaatgtgcgtcggtttatgatGGTTATGATAgtagctagggattttacagtgaaaccctaaatatgtcgaattatgtatttgaatattttgaatgCTTAAAAtaatgtagtttcgatgttaatggatgtttGGAAGtatagccgttgagagacaaaaatgCAAAAAGTGAACAGTATCGCACAAACTGCGCAAATCGCACAAACACTGTTCACACCGCGCAAATACTGTTCACTGCACAAACCGCTTGCAAAATCGTGCAAAAAAATACTGTTCATAGACTATAATATCACTTTTGCGTgatgtgaacagtattttgTGGTATAAACAGTGTTTGTGCGATTTGCGcggcactgtaaatttgcgcagtttgcatgacactgtaaatttgtgcGCTTTTATCTCTCAACGGCTATACTttcagacatccattaacatcgaaactacatcattttaagtgttcgaacattcaaaaacattcata
Protein-coding sequences here:
- the LOC123206887 gene encoding 40S ribosomal protein S30: MGKVHGSLARAGKVRGQTPKVAKQDKKKKPRGRAYKRMQYNRRFVTAVVGFGKKRGPNSSEK
- the LOC123206878 gene encoding asparagine--tRNA ligase, cytoplasmic 1-like; its protein translation is MATTLDGAKIVSTVEKHPFSDRVVISSIVGRPDGGACLAGQRVRVGGWVKTGREQGKGLFAFVEVSDGSCSANLQVIVDAAVADLGQLVPTGTSVSVEGLLQIPPEGTKQKIELRVEKVLDVGTVDPAKYPIPKTKLTLEFLRDRIHFRPRTNVIAAVARIRNALAYATHTFFHDHGFLYIHTPIITTSDCEGAGEMFQVTTLISEAEKIEKELIKNPPPSEADVEAAKAVVKEKGEAVTILKFDKANKEAITTSVGELTKAKENLAKLEERSKLKPEIPQKDGKIDYAQDFFARQAFLTVSGQLQVETYACAVSNVYTFGPTFRAEHSHTSRHLAEFWMVEPEIAFADIKDDMNCAEAYVKFMCQWLLDKCLDDMEFMAKNYDKSCIDRLRMACSTPFQRISYTEAVELLEEAVKEGKNFENKVEWGIDLASEHERFLTEVKFQKPVIVYNYPKGIKAFYMRVNDDLKTVAAMDVLVPKVGELIGGSQREERYDIIRSRIEGMGLPLEPYEWYLDLRRFGTVKHSGFGLGFERMILFATGMDNIRDVIPFPRYPGRADL
- the LOC123206880 gene encoding 60S ribosomal protein L31, with the translated sequence MVEKVKGRKEEVVTREYTINLHKRLHGCTFKKKAPKAIKEIRKFAEKAMGTKDVRVDVKLNKHIWSRGIRSVPRRIRVRIARKRNDDEDAKEELYSLVTVAEIPAEGLKGLGTKVIEDDE
- the LOC123206879 gene encoding F-box/LRR-repeat protein At4g29420-like, with the translated sequence MAEYLPDPLILDILSRLTDSSDIARCQVASKTLNSIAQNVQHINLVCTLSRYLKSRSPEGRHRVTPFKTIFSKLVQKSRRLESISIGVDKALAGIAFDDFEDESDDLFLTDIEFVKDWLPRVCEDLRFLSISDFWVQSCWRKTEVLALISSCCHKLLELEVRNAWLSVDGVNPMLRLTSLTLEFIRLEDEDLNKVNECFPCLQDLNLVGVGGLKDPKIHMLHLKTCLWTVSNAPLSLSIVAPNLIELKLKCIKPKLLVLETPLLSDFYLSLEKASNVRVKEFQNLQNLQLESSSFCYIIDAFPLGNTIKKLKVDLLKSTEPETIRKFDLGALFNVFPNVKSLTLGPRAWSQVETCFCKEGLENQTGMKELTEIMAHLVIDDIDVTLSIIFCILDKCTNLSSVALLIYREVDSSIANKLISRCTVDHPKIRWRWGMWKEGTEDTWLSDDI